The DNA segment AGCGGTGGCACCGAAGTACGAGTCACATTCCCACAGGAAATACGCTAATCCCACGGCATCTGGTTTAGAGGAGAAATTGATGAATTCCACATTAGCTCAAGACGATCAATATACGATTCTGTTAATTGACGATCACCCGATGCTTCGCAGCGGTGTAAAACAGCTGATTAGCCTTGAGCCACAGCTAAAGGTGATCGGTGAAGCCAGCAACGGCCAGCAAGGCATAGAATTGGCGGAAGAGCTCGATCCTGATTTGATTTTGCTCGATCTCAATATGCCGGGTATGAACGGGCTAGAAACACTGGATCAGCTTCGCACCCGCACACTATCGGGCCGAGTAGTGGTTTTTAGCGTATCTAATCATGAAGATGACGTCATCAGCGCGCTAAAACGCGGTGCCGACGGCTACCTGCTTAAAGACATGGAGCCCGAAGATCTGCTGCGCTCACTCCATCAGGCCGCTGCCGGACAAGTGGTCATCAGTGAAGCGCTCACGCCGGTATTAGCCGCTAGCCTGCGTGAAAGCCGCCCTTCTTCAGAGCGCGATGTGCAGCAATTAACCCCGCGCGAATGCGATATTTTGAAGCTGATTGCGCAAGGCTTACCGAACAAAATGATCGCCCGTAAATTAACGATCACCGAAAGTACGGTTAAAGTTCACGTGAAACATTTGCTGAAAAAAATGAAGTTAAAATCACGTGTAGAAGCCGCCGTATGGGTATTGCAAGAAAAGGTCTTTTAATTAAAAAATAAAAAGCCCGCGAGAAAATATCAGCGGGCTTTTATTACCGTATTAAAAACTATTTATTCTGATCGACCAGGAATTTCACAACATCTGCAAATTCAGTGCGGTAACCGTCAATGGTTTTACTCTGCATTCCATCATTTTTAATCTGATATTGACCACCAACATAGAATGATGGCGTACCGCGCACACCGAAAGCCTCGGTGGCATTTTGCTGTTTTGCGGTGATCGATTTCACCATAAAGCTGTGTAGCGCGCCGTCATATTCTTCGGCTGGAATACCCGCTTTAATAAATACTTGACGAATATCCTCTTTATTCTTTATTGATTGTTCTTTTTGAACCGCATCGAAAAGAGGTTTTTCTACTTTATTTTCAATCCCTAATGCAATAGCAACAGACCATGCTTCGGTCAGTTCTTCGCCCATAGAGCCCATGGCGCTGACGTGGTACTTCACCACTTTATCGTTCTGAGGCAGACGTTCGTTAACGGCTTCACTCACTTTATAAACATTCGCAAACTGGTTACATGGCGGGCAATAAAAGGAGAAAAATTCAACTACGACAGGGGCATTTGGCACCTTATTTTTCAGTTTTACGTACTGTTCGCCTTCCTGATAGTCTGCAGCGTGTGATGCAAAAGAAAATAAAGAGAATGTGCTGAGTAGCGCCAGCAAAAGATATTTTTTCATATTTTTGAACATTACCGTCATTAGAGAGTTAAACAACGGCCAAAATGTTAGCATCAACGGTTATAAAACCCTGCCGACTTTACGGTTTATTACACAATCAAAGGCATAGAAATACAAACTCGATTATTAATTGCGCTCTTATAGTTTCAAAAGTAAATACTTTTATATGCAATACTTTATAAATAGGATGCATTGAAGTATCAAAATATATTCCCCAAGCGATAAACAGACCTTGGGGAATACTCGATGAAAATGCGGTAAAACATCAGTTCCAATCAGGCGCGCTTTCAATTTGCTTGGTGAGCATCGCTTTTACCTGATTATCTGGCTTGCCTAGCCACTGGTATTTTGCGTGTTTACTTGGATGGTCGAGCGCGTCAGGCCTATCCGCTATTTCCACACGAACGCCCCAAGCCTGTTTCTTATCGTTGCTAAACGCCACGTACATAAAAT comes from the Hafnia alvei genome and includes:
- the narL gene encoding two-component system response regulator NarL, producing the protein MNSTLAQDDQYTILLIDDHPMLRSGVKQLISLEPQLKVIGEASNGQQGIELAEELDPDLILLDLNMPGMNGLETLDQLRTRTLSGRVVVFSVSNHEDDVISALKRGADGYLLKDMEPEDLLRSLHQAAAGQVVISEALTPVLAASLRESRPSSERDVQQLTPRECDILKLIAQGLPNKMIARKLTITESTVKVHVKHLLKKMKLKSRVEAAVWVLQEKVF
- a CDS encoding DsbA family protein produces the protein MKKYLLLALLSTFSLFSFASHAADYQEGEQYVKLKNKVPNAPVVVEFFSFYCPPCNQFANVYKVSEAVNERLPQNDKVVKYHVSAMGSMGEELTEAWSVAIALGIENKVEKPLFDAVQKEQSIKNKEDIRQVFIKAGIPAEEYDGALHSFMVKSITAKQQNATEAFGVRGTPSFYVGGQYQIKNDGMQSKTIDGYRTEFADVVKFLVDQNK